The DNA segment GAGAAAACTCAGGGCCAAACAACTAACCTTTGcaatatataatgaaatgtgTAGGAAAATAACCCTTTTTTTagcttaaatttgttttattgcaCCCTAGCTTCTGATATACATATTTTGGCCTACCTTGTGGTATGCTAACAAAAGGAGAGCATAGGTGCAATTAAAATTTCTATAATTAGAAGAATTGGGTTTGGTGTGGCTGCTGAGATcttgagaatgaaaaaaaaaaaaaagagaaaaaaaaggggGATTACAAAATAATCCACATTCTCATTctcttttctaaaataaaagaagaaaaagaaaataaaaggggATTACAAGAATAAAAATGGAAGTAATGTAGATGAATTTTATGGAAGGGATAATGAATAACACAATTAGAAATTGAATTGTAAATATGTTAATCTTTTGTTaagtgtgcattttgttatcctgGAAATACCAAATTTTCTTTGTAACCCAGCCTTATTACAACCTGAAAATAACCTCAAGATCTATGTTTGTAAAAGTGTTTGTAATCAACTAGATATGAAGGGCAACCTTAAATTAGCTTGGAAATCAGTGAAAAGAGAGGGCAAACAGTCACCAGTGAggaatgaagagagaaattcCTTAGTTTGATTCTCAGTAAAGAGTAACAATTGTTTACCTTGGAAATTGAATACATTCTTATCCTGTCTTGGTTTGAATTGATAGGAAACaccataatttttttgttgaattATCTTATGCTCTTTCCATGAAGTTGTTCTGATATTGAACTATTGATTTGATTTCTAAGGATTTTGGGGAAGagtgaggacaagcaagattctagaTTGGGGGAAATTGATAAGtgccaatgtgtagtttttattagtgagaaaattgaacactttgaaacttaattgttgtttaatgtaagaaaattaccctGATCTAAGACTTATTGAATTTATGATTTTACTCTTTTTATTGACGTATTCCTTGATCTTATTTGAAACTTGAAGACGAGTATCTGATTCTTTTAAGAACATCTTTAGATCATTATACCGAATAAAACATGTATTTCGTACTTCAAACATGTTTCAATAAAGATGGTAGAGTCAATCAAGAtggaatgttatatgtttttattgattaaaaatacaAACGAGTGAGAAATACGAACCCCAATCCTAATTTTCCCAATTGATTCATCAAAATCATTTACTTGAGATTTTATTGATGTATTCATTGATTTTATTTGAAACTTAAAGGGGAGTATATGTTTCTTTTATGAACATCATTAGATAATGCTACTAAATAAAACGTGTATTTGGTGTATTATAGaacacaatttttttcaaaagcatTTTCACTGGCAGGCATAAATAAGTTTCAAATGAAATAAGATTATTTGGAGTATAAGTTATCTTAGGATAAATCCTAATTGAAATTAGAGATGGTAAATGAAGATTACTTGCTCATCAGACGGGTGGGAGAAACAATTAAAGAGAGATATTTGAAATAACTTATACGCAATGTAGGGGTAGGAATGAGCTGCCACCAAGAAACTATAGAGTTGGTGCACAAGGAAAAATGGTATGCTTTATGGAGGAATAACATATAGTAGGTTGAAaggtgatgtgaatgtaactacttggtttccatcaaaaGGGTAGGAGGAATTTTAACTGTTTGTTGTAAAAGTCAGTTCACAAATGTTAGATATATATTAGTGGTGATACAACCCAATTAGACAAGCACATGACGAAGGACAAAAGAGGCATTTCACACTTTGAATAGTAGTCTAAGCTTACAagacaaggccccaccaaatATTGGAAGGACCTCAACAGAAGAAGAACTGAGCATAAACCAGAGCATCAGATGTTCTTTCTTTTGGTTTTCTTACAAGACaaaaatgtttgtaaataaattggactCACTTTGGGAGTTTTAGATAGAAGAATAAActagagtagggtgtgcttaggaATTTGACTAGAGTGTGCTTAGTGatcttgccggttgacctgagtgccagagtcttgccacgtcaaaggtttctccttctggatcagcttcgcaccacgttagcctcTGTCCTTCACGCCtcaattcctcgcaagaacctgaagaaaacagagtggcgccgctgcggccgatcgcgctccgacgctcaagtcagtgacggaatcaccaaaaactaagagagaatatctcaactcaaggaaccgtgcgcagtgaatctcagtgtactagcaagtattctcaaagcgtactcaagtgttctaaAACATACctcaaaagtctgttaagagttccttatatacctgagcactttctctctcctgacggttacacctctggacacgtggctcgcatccagctgtacacgtgtcgccatctggagccccttctacttgagcgtcacctctactcttcaagctattcgactaagttacccatacaaggagtaacttggtgcacagctttccttggagcgcgatcctttaagtggcgagtacggggtgtcaccatgcacaccttctctgtggtctcgcctgccgctatcacgatctgcttcacttgcacatcatgcatgttctgggaaaccgttcccttgcctcgacctctggctagggaatgatcatctgataacctcgtCCTCCGTACTTGTACCTcttgaaagccttaagcaagccttcctgatctttcggcgatgtgcccctttcggcggtctctaaccacctgatctcctagtactCATGTATGGCGACTATGGCGCGACTCTGGCGACCGCCAGTTACACACGCTAGAGATCGCAGAATGCCAACTCAACGATTGgtgactacacagacttcccgatgtacttcccttctgtcagccaggtgtcccgttcaacacgcctatattatcgcttgctgccacgtcatcacttccgtttacctgatcggtacacttagtaatttgagtaaggtgtgtttagtaatttgagtagggtgtgcttagtaatttagGCTTGTAATGACAAGTGCttctaggtttagggtttctttgacctatCTTTTAGAAGacttctcacaaatgacacccctaCCCCTCTATCTTGTTCTCTAAGACACTCTCAACTATAAATAGAGTGTTTTGCCTCATGTATttaacacattgaattttgaaagtaaagaaactctgcaaaAGTGTTTTTGTGAGACTTAAGAGTTCTCAcagtgggtcttatcttgagtgtgtgagcacttcaagtggcggctctttcACCACTCATATTGGAGTGTCTCCTTTTCCAAGTGGTGTGATATCCCTTCTTCTTCCATAATGTTTCTTCATCCCTTCCTCTTTTTGTCTTCCGTTTGCACCATCTAGTCCATCCctctttatattattatgtttgtcttttattttggttttcacTTGTCATTTTTCATCTCATGTTCTTTCCATTTTCGCAATTTACCTTCATCATGATAATCaccatattttgtttttctctttgccctctagaagtgaaccttgaaacttacttaaccacttggttaagttcgtgtccagtgggaaacTTCGTTGGGTTGTCACCATATTTGATAATCTCAAAACGCTTAAACAAAAGAGTAACCCATAAAATttgcaatcttaaaatcaactcacatcatgtggtaatCATAGCATAGTTTTAACTTGTGCTTATctttttttagttgattttcTGCTTTAAATTTGCAACACATTTAATTATTGCTTTTATGTTcaatcaatttaaatttttcctttaaatttttttcatttacaatTCCACATTTTTATTCATCAAGCACTTTCAattttgcttttgaattttttcttgTCAATTTTTTTCCTTACATCTATTCcttgagtcttatgttcttagtgttctgGGAATCTTAAATCAATTctacttattttgattttaattgtgaagatctaaaaaaaattagaagttGTTGCTCTTACTGATGAATACAATTAATTCTATCACCGGAGATTTTAGtcaatgatattttaattttctaaatgtGTCTATCATTTGTCTGCTTGCAATGGGTTCAAAATTCATGTTCGTAACTTATGTTTAGAGATGATAGGAACACATTTTTTAACACTCTTTTCCAATACTTTCTCTTCTTGGGGCCACATCAATTTTTACCAATTAGAATGTGTTGAAATGAGGTTTTTGAATGTAAATTTTCAACACTCTTTTTGTGTTTGATATTTTCCAGGTTACGGTAAATCTAGAGTGCCAAAAAGGATCAAAATATAAGGCAATAGAAGAAATAAGAGGCACTGCTCTTGTTTATCTGATTGTGATCCTCTCAACATGAGCTTACACCTCACCCTTATCAAGCCTGTGATTCCTCTTGTAAGCCACAAGGTTGTAGCCAGAAGAAGTTATTTGAGTGATTTTTGGTACAGGTTTCCTCCATGGACTCTTAACAATCTCCAAATATTTTAGGTGTCATACAATTTGGAGTATCTTGGAATACTTCTAGTTTTGCTTGGcttaaataagttaaaatttcttttattttaggCTTGTAATGTATGTGCATTGTGTTCCTTCATTTCTTACGAGTGTGAATTTCTAACTTTTGGTTAGTCACATAATTATTGGGATTATATTAGATGCTacataatttatcttttttgaATGTTTCCAACTCTTTTAGTATTTCTTTACGATGTGCATAAACTTcataaacttgtttttgcatatatataatcattttaCTAATAGTTTGGTTTCAAGACCTATTTACTAGTTATGACAACATACCCTTCAAACTTATTCAAAActaaatttcatttcattatgttttgtatttatatttaaatttaattgatataTGAACTTGTGTGGGAACTTATGAAGTGGACAAAATATCATTTCATTGAGGTGACCAGTGCATGTCTGGTGGTTCAGAACCTATTAGAATTTCATCAATCACTCCAAAAGCATCTcaatatagttttaaaattattgtattattttatatattgataCCTGGCATGAGAAGGACTAAATAAGCAACCCCATATTAATGCTATAAGTACAACAAAGCACTGTTATTTGATTATaaggaaaaaaattgttaatttaagataaaaaaatgtgaGAATATATTTGGAAATAACTGTATTATTTTATATCATAGTAAGACGGGTCATATAATGAGCTTAACTTTgtgttataattataaaattgttaGCCAAGAGATGAGGTTACACGAATGGATCCAGGTAACATATGTCCCAAGGGCAAAAACATTTCCATCGATACTATTGTTATTGTTTCCATCATTGCATCTATAGTTCCATAAATGACGAGATAGTTGCTTCTACTGCTACAGTGAGAAAACCATTAGGTTATTTTGgttcaacatttttattatttgtcacctatttttttttatatgcacCTCTTAGAAGTACCGGAGGTTTGAAAACTGTCGAAAATAACAGGGGTTTGAAAATCGCTGGGAATAATGAGGGTTTGGAAACTGCTAGAAATAACGGGAGTTTCCAAACTACTAGGAGTAACAACGGGGTTTCAAAGAACTGCCAAAAAGTAATTATTTGCCATGGGTTCGTAAAATTGTCAGTAATCCGTTAGCAACGCTAGATCTTCTAGGAAAAAAAACCACGGTAACATACTTAACAGGGTTAAAACCGTTGAAAACGCCAAAAATAACCcttgttaaaaatataatttttttttgtaatgattagagtttcaaaataaacttaaataaaatttatatttgataGGTATTATTTGACCCTTCCTCTCACAGAGTTGCTAATTATAACTTAGGTTCTAGTTAAATTTATGGTTGGTAGTATGACACATATGTTATAATAGAAGAcatatcattacaagaaaatcattaaatagtaatcaaatttacagaccaaaaataattatttttccacCACCCTTTATCAATAGGTAAGTGTTTATGACCCACATATTTTTGGGCTTATCTTCCATTTATCCATAAAGAACATTACCTACGAAAATGTTAGTGGGTTTAGAAAATTTACTCACTTCCAAAAGTATGTGGGTAAATCCATACATAATTggattttttcttgtagtgtgagtTGTTGATGCTACAATTCCTGTGCCAACGAATGAGGTAACTAGTATGACATAaacatttcagacattcgtctCCTGGCCTAGACAGCTTGTTCAATCTATTGCATAACCCCtggtaagaaaataaattataattattaatttttatttaagtatgaatacattttgtatattttatttaatgaaaatattgtttattttgCAGTAAGATCATCAAAAACCAAGTCCATAGAGAGAGAATAAAACTATTTCTATCGACAATCCTATACCCTCATTATTAGAGGTTATTGTGGCTATAGGTACAAACCCAATGGAGGTTTTGTGTGATGCTACTATTTTTGGAAGAATTAATGACATCCCCTTATATATACATTTATCTGGTGTATTACAGGTTGCAGTTGGCAACCAAAAGCTAAATATATTTGTCATTTAGTTTTGGATGATGTAAGTCTCATAaacattatttcattttattctatataatattaattatacttGCACGTATTTTGTCAAGAGTATGTATTAATGACGGGAAAcatgatgtgtatggattcATGGATCCCCAATTAATTAATCATATGGGAAATATCAAATCTGAAACCCACACATACATCACGGACTGTCTAGTTACAtgggaatatatatatatatatatatatatatgttgtcccttatattaatgagaaAGTACATATATTAAGTCAACAATTATTAGTATTCCATcctttaaagttatattaatttttttctcaatgtAGACATCATTGGTAATTACTTGTGATATACCTAAATAATCACATTATTGCGTGGTTTTGGTCATGCACAAGAAACCACCCACATACCTCAAGCAAGCAACTGGTAATTATATTATCAACTTACCTATGTGTATTACTTAAACATCCTATAACGagtttgttttattaattagcTCATACACCTAATATGACATTGTTATATGCAGTGGCCAACCATGTTTAAAGTGTTAGAAACTGAGATGGTTGCAACTATAGTTTTTGTAATTTTCATTACCAAATTCCTATCTtgtgaaataaatattattattaagtttCAATTAATATTGAATTGTAATGCAATAAACAAACGGGAGGGTATGAGTGTTGCTACTATATAAGGAAATGGATGGCAACCATTGGAAGAGTCCAAAGTAATAGAACTTGGGACAAGTAATCATGCTTAACTAGtcttttttaatacaaaattatgtTTAGTGTATGGACTAATTTGAACTTATTCTTTGATGCAGTATTTTATAGATGTTCAACCACTGGATTATGTGAGGAATGCTTGTGCAACATATTTTAAGACTCTAGGATAGATGATGATCAAAATAGTTAAATCTTATGTTGTTAGTATTAGTTTTGGTTTATATGATTTAGTGTATAGAAATTTTGACTTTACACATTActttataatttcatttcattgattatatattgttttataagtatttataagttttttgcATTATTATTGAATCTGGCTGGGGTTTTAAACTAGACAAGTGAACTAAGAGGGAGAAAcgtaataaacataaaaaacttaaaagaaatcGACATAGGCAACGAATTTTACCAAAACTGTAGTTTATGATTTACCAAAGGCTATGGTTTTGACTATAATCGTCGCCTATGCTTCCCTTTTATGTCTTTTAATATGGCTCTCTCATTAGGCGATGATTGGTCAACTAACCTTCGCCTATGATGTATAAATTGGCAACAATTCACACAACAATTGTCGtgtatatagaaaaatataaacgATGACTTGAGATGTATATTCAATTACTTTAGACAATGTTTACGTATACTATGATTTTAAAGTTGTCGCTTAATGTCTTTAAAAACCATAGTCTAAACACCTTAATATGCTAAAAGTTCATATTTCAAATATGGCACCAAATGTTATGTTGCTTTGCCTCAAATTTCTTTAATTAGTTATCATCTTTTTACTTTTCCGGGTGACTCTTTTGggtttggtaaaaaaaaaaaacatacttaATATTGTTGCAGCTATGGTGTATTTGATGAATCTAATGCTTCTCACGAAGAACTTGAAGATTGAAAATGTCATATACTTTTACaatttatagaaaatttaaatAGGTTGAATTTGAGTtattttcatttcaaattgtttaatttttttattatattattgttttaaaatttatgattaaCCAAGTATGAATTCATCTATTCTTGCTAAAGATTTTGAATTACAACAATATTAAGGTGTGCAGGACAATGGATTAAAAGCAAAAACAAATTTCATGATATTGacgaattattttttatataaatgacATTCACATACTTAATATGTTGTATCACatcaatataatatttaattattttaacatataaGATCTTATAAGAGATTAATGATAAAAAGGAGACATATAAAAGTGTTTCACAATGGTTAAGTGGAAAATACACTGGAAAAGGATAAAAGTAAAATAGGGCTTTTATTGCTCATCTAAACTTTGAAACAAGAGATTAATTAGATGAAAGAAGAAAGTAAATAGATATAGTTATTACAAGAGTGAATTATCGAGAGGAGAGGAGAAATGAGGGTCCATAGTCGAAAAATAGAAATTAGTTGTTGTCATACCAAGATTGCTTTTGAAGATAATCAATTGTGCTCTTGTCGACCTGAAAAGCCTTGGTTAGAACCTCAGGAGAAATAGGTGGATCAGATttaaacaaagcatttgcaATAGTGATAGTTCCTGGATTTTGGCTGCTAAGACCAGCAATTGCAACAGCATTGCCGTATCCAACATTAAGTTGGAAATGAATGAGACCAATTGGGAAGACAAAGACATCGCCCTTGTTCAAAACTTTGGTAAAGAGACGGTTTCCATCTTGATTGGAAGTAACAAATCCAACATAAAGAGTACCCTCAACAACAATAAGGATCTCTGTGCCCCGAGGGTGAGTGTGGGGAGGGTTTAAACCCTTTGGTGCAAAATCT comes from the Phaseolus vulgaris cultivar G19833 chromosome 8, P. vulgaris v2.0, whole genome shotgun sequence genome and includes:
- the LOC137824363 gene encoding germin-like protein subfamily 1 member 7, which encodes MKAVYLVVAILGLTCLVVSAYDPSPLQDFCVGAKESDGVFVNGKFCKDTKVVKAEDFFKHVEPAKTENPLGSQVTQVFVDQLPGLNTLGISLARIDFAPKGLNPPHTHPRGTEILIVVEGTLYVGFVTSNQDGNRLFTKVLNKGDVFVFPIGLIHFQLNVGYGNAVAIAGLSSQNPGTITIANALFKSDPPISPEVLTKAFQVDKSTIDYLQKQSWYDNN